The Hemibagrus wyckioides isolate EC202008001 linkage group LG12, SWU_Hwy_1.0, whole genome shotgun sequence genome includes a window with the following:
- the igf2bp3 gene encoding insulin-like growth factor 2 mRNA-binding protein 3 isoform X4 — protein sequence MNKLYIGNVSEQTSALDLETIFEQWKIPFSAPFLLKSGYAFVDCPDEKIAMKAIDTLSGKVELHGKLLEVEHSVPKRQRSCKLQIRNIPPHMQWEVLDGLLAQYGTVENCEQVNTDMETAVVNVRYADKEQARQAVEKLNGFMMENYALKVCYIPDETVLSDPPSMGNRRGGALRGPPRQASPSLGTRPKLQSDIPLRILVPTQFVGAIIGKEGATIRNITKQTRSKIDIHRKENAGAAEKPITVHSTPEGCSSACRSIMEIMQKEAMDTKITEEIPLKILAHNNFVGRLIGKEGRNLKKIEQDTGTKITISPLQDLTLYNPERTITVKGSIEACARAEEEVMKKIREAYENDVAAMNLQSNLIPGLNLNALGLFPGGTTGAISPTMTPGPLSGAQAGYPSFGQQPESETVHLFIPALAVGAIIGKQGQHIKQLSRFAGASIKIAPADGMDAKHRMVIISGPPEAQFKILCGGVYNTLLHKRHCPNTYGLNVYICQAHF from the exons ATGAACAAGCTATACATCGGCAATGTGAGCGAGCAGACGAGCGCGCTCGACTTGGAAACTATCTTCGAGCAGTGGAAGATACCGTTCAGCGCGCCCTTTTTACTCAAAAGTGGCTACGCGTTCGTGGACTGCCCCGACGAAAAGATCGCGATGAAGGCCATTGACACACTTTCAG gaaAAGTAGAACTTCACGGAAAACTTCTAGAGGTAGAGCATTCGGTCCCCAAGCGCCAAAG GAGCTGTAAACTGCAGATCAGGAATATTCCTCCACACATGCAATGGGAG GTGTTGGATGGATTATTAGCTCAGTATGGCACTGTGGAGAATTGTGAACAAG TTAACACGGACATGGAGACGGCCGTAGTGAACGTGCGTTATGCAGATAAGGAGCAGGCCAGGCA AGCAGTTGAGAAATTGAACGGTTTCATGATGGAAAACTATGCACTGAAGGTCTGCTACATACCAGACGAGACCGTGCTGTCTGATCCCCCGTCTATGGGCAACAGGAGAGGAGGGGCACTACGTGGGCCGCCACGCCAGGCCTCACCCTCTCTGGGAACTCGCCCTAAGCTGCAGTCTGACATTCCACTGCGCATTCTCGTGCCCACCCAGTTTGTGGGTGCCATCATCGGCAAAGAGGGTGCAACCATCCGCAATATTACCAAACAGACACGCTCAAA AATCGACATCCATCGTAAGGAAAATGCAGGAGCAGCAGAGAAACCCATAACGGTCCATTCGACTCCAGAAGGTTGTAGCTCAGCCTGCAGGAGCATCATGGAGATCATGCAGAAGGAAGCCATGGACACGAAAAT CACCGAAGAGATTCCTCTGAAGATTTTGGCTCATAATAACTTTGTGGGGCGTCTGATCGGAAAAGAGGGACGCAATTTGAAAAAAATCGAACAAGACACCGGGACCAAGATCACCATCTCGCC TCTCCAGGACCTGACTCTTTATAACCCTGAGCGAACGATCACTGTGAAGGGCTCGATAGAGGCGTGTGCCAGGGCTGAAGAGGAGGTCATGAAGAAAATCAGAGAGGCTTATGAGAACGACGTGGCCGCCATGAAC CTCCAGTCTAATCTGATTCCCGGCTTGAATTTGAATGCTCTGGGGCTTTTCCCGGGTGGAACAACAGGAGCGATATCTCCCACTATGACACCAGGACCTCTGTCTGGAGCACAAGCTGGATATCCATCATTTGGG CAGCAGCCCGAGTCGGAGACGGTGCATCTCTTCATCCCTGCGCTGGCCGTGGGTGCCATCATCGGGAAGCAGGGCCAGCATATAAAGCAGCTCAGCCGTTTTGCTGGTGCATCAATAAAA ATCGCCCCAGCTGATGGGATGGACGCCAAGCATAGGATGGTCATTATTTCAGGACCACCAGAGGCCCAGTTCAAG ATcctttgtggtggtgtttacaATACACTATTACACAAGCGTCACTGTCCAAATACGTATGGGCTGAATGTATACATTTGTCAGGCACACTTTTAA